From the genome of Malus sylvestris chromosome 13, drMalSylv7.2, whole genome shotgun sequence:
CTAACCATTATAGGCTCACTAAGCCCTATTTAGTctctagtaatactaattttaatATTCAAGAACGATTAAGAACATTTTGATCAAAATCAACCCTAGTAGATCAATCAGGAATCTCTGCCCACCGGATTTccaatctgtaagttcctaaGGTCATCAAATATCACGTataataacatattaaagtttggtaacgATTTAACGATCGGATCGTCTATTGTTATAATGATCAAGTGCAGCTTCTAAGGAAAATATGTTCAAATGACGGGATTTCGTCAATTAGATGTCACATATGGATTTGGGGTATTGAATTTAGCCTAGAAAGACAGAGTTGGCCCACTGACCACGTGTCGCCGAATTCAGCGATCTTCGACGAATGGAAACCTAATTTTCCGACTAActtcaaaaattaccaaattttatagaaATGTAGAGCTCATCAAGGGGAATAAATATCATACCTAGGCCGCAGTTCAATTCGGCCGAAAAACACCTGAAATTGGCCTCGATCATTcaaaaaccctagaattgggtgttcTCGATTGGACCTCAAAACGTACTCTGACGCCTCAACAAAGCATGGATCTTGTTCCTGAGATTGAGAAGAGTCTATTGTGGGTGGTGGTCGATGGAGTTGGTTTCAGAAACGGCAGATCGCCGCCAAGGAATCCCAGCTGCACCGACGTTGTTCATGGTGAAATAGGGCCAAATCACGTTAGTTTTTGGCTGAAATTGAAGGAGTGATCGATTGGTTTCGAAGTGAGGATTGACATGACACCGGTCCCGTCGTCAACGATGGCTGGAATAGGGAGATATGGCTGGGTTGGGTTTGTGGGTCAAATAGGGGGTCTGATTCCCTCattctcttcttcctcctttccctcattTCCTCCCTCCTGATTGGCCACTCTCCATCCTTTTCTCTCCCGCATCTATCTCTTTTCCCCTCTCTCCTGATGCCATATGGCagtttctaatttttatttattttgtagacAACTAAAACGTCTCTAATTTCTTCGTTTCAACTTCGATTCGCGAATGGTTTTCGCCTACGCACTCGTAGGATCAAGCTCTATCCAATTATACTTAGTGTGACCCCGTAAAGTCCACAGATTTTtaatgattactaaccaaaattcaaactttgtaattagtttaattaaaatctaaatttaataaaatttaatataaaatctcgttaatacaaatacgtagtttataatagtgaaatccaggaacgggatttcacaccTTGTTTACTAGTTTTTATCATAATGAaagttgattttttattttttttttgaacaaataatattatctacagTAAGGAGTgggggagtgggctaagcctcacaatggactagcaataatatggttcaaatctGTCTTTGGCGATAATCAAACGTAAGAGCTATTATTTAataatgaagaggaatatcactagaccgtagtactaaatgacataATAGAAGTTGATTTTGTGATTAAAAAAACCTTAAatatttaataataattaaataaaaatcaaagggTTTAGTCAAGAATCATTCGGACAAAGAATTACGTGGCAGTCTAGGGTGAAACGCAGCTTCCGAAAATCCCCTTCCCCCACAAAAGCACACTTAACTGGTCACCACGAGACTTATGACATGAGACACCGCGCCTACTGCTCGCTCCCCACTCTCACACTTTGCCCTTTGCCCTTTTGCCCCCAATTCGCCCTCCCAACTCCCGCGAAATGACCCACCCGCCCAGATCGAGCTCCTAGTCCTAGACCTCCTCCGCCTCCTCCGGCGGAGAAATTCCCGCCATGAACGCCCCCACGACGACGTTTCGCTCCATTCTCGAGAAGCCCCTCAATCAGCTCACCGAGGATGACATTTCCCAGCTCACCCGCGAAGACTGCCGCAAATACCTCAAAGAAAAAGGTCctccctttctctcctctcttttcGCTAATTTCCACTTTTGCCCCTCCTCCCCCCATCGCCATGTTTTCCGGCGCGCCTAAAATCACGGGACAGCTCACTCCTCACACTATATTTTATTGTcgaaattagttaattaaacgACGAGGATTTCGCCTTTTTTCCGGcaattttttaaaaatgtgGTGACCACGTGTCCGTACAGGAATGCGGCGGCCCTCCTGGAACAAATCGCAGGCGATCCAGCAGGTTATTTCGCTCAAGGCGCTGCTGGAGCCCAACGACGATTCCGGCGCCGGAGCTCTCAGAAAGATTGTCGTTTTGCCTCATACGACCACCGCCACCACCCAGCGCGTCAGTACTTTCGTATGTGCTTGTTTCCCGAGAAATTAAAAACGGGAGAGAAAATTACAGTAatcttttcctttatgtttacCACTTGTTTGATTGCAAGTTTTCTGTGTACAGGCGGCTTCGAATTCCGCTGATTCAGCTAAGGAAGTGAGCCCCGATGTCCAGGCTTCTGTGTCCGCTGACGAATTGGCGCCGCATCCGAGAAATGAACCGCCCAAACCAGCTCCCGAGGACCCACCGGTCTATGCGGATACCACGGCCATCAGTCTCAGgttgatcttcttcaaaacTCTCTATTGACTTGCTGTAATACACGGACATTAGCTGAATTTTACTGATTGGTGTAGTTTGAGTATGTTAAGCACAATGTGGTAGTGAAGTGTGCTAAATTAGCTAATTGAAGCAATTTTCAGGATAAAAATTCCTCAAATTATTTGACTTTGGCGTCATAATGTAGGCTTTGTCCTTCGGGAATCCATATCGAGTCTAGTATGGTCATTTGAGCTTAGTAGATTGAAGGGGAAATGGGTTTGTGGAAGAGATTTTGAAGTGGATTCTCGTTTTCATGCGTAGCTCGGATAGGTGTTAAAGAAGCCCCACATGATAAAGGTGGCACTGTGTTTACCAATTTGTGTCAGGCTTATCTTTTCTCCATGGGTCATGGCTTATGCTTGGGTTGATTACATACGTATTAAAGGTTTAACTGAAGTGACGTTGCGGTTAGGATGCATATTCTCTGTGTTCCTTAAGACGGGTATGAAGCCAAAGTAGATTACTTTGTTTTGTAGAACATTCTACTGCAATATCTTGATTATAAAACTTTGTCATTAACTATTTCAAATGATGCAAATAATTTTCTGTTTCTGCTGAAAGATTGGAAAGTATGTTTATAATTAAGATGAACGTGTAGGGGTTGGTGAGAACATTGTATGCAATCACTCATGTGATATATTTATACTACGGTTTTAAAGGAAAGCATTTGAAATTGTGGTCGCAGAAATCATTGTACAACTGATGCATCAGTTAGTAAAATGACAATTTTCTACAGCGGCAAGGTGAATGTATATGATGGAGTGCCACCTGATAAggtaaatgaagctttctctTTGAATGGAGACCTTGAGATAAGCCTTCCAATGCAGGGATATATGGATTTGCAGGCACGGGCAATCCTGCACCTTGCAGCAGGGCCCAACCATTTGCTTTTGGACAATCAATTTGGTGGTGCTGCAGCAGCAAGATCCTTACATTGCCAATTTCAGACTGCAGGCAATAAAGATGGCCTTTTCCTTCCTAGTGCAACAATTTCTCAGGCAATGCAAACAGGTATTTCCACAGAAGGATTTCTTAGCTTACATTCTTACTACATTAGTTGGAATGTAGTTAGCCGTGTAATTAACATTTAGTTAAAACTGCACATAGTGAATGGAAATGAGATCCAAGGTATGGTTCTAAGCATTGCCTTTTTTCATTCATGGAACAATGTGATTTcagtaaatttaattttttaaaattcctCCAAAATTGAGCTTGCTGAAACAAGAATTTTCTATTCAACTTCCTTAATCTTCCTACAGGTGCCGCACTAAACATAGCTTAGATCTTTCTTCAGTTTTGTGTCTCGATTAATTAGGAGTCACAGAGAAAGGATTTTTGCTGTTGTAGTTTCTGATTGATAGAGACCTTGACAGTCAACAATGTCATAACACCTATCGTAGAGGATTATAACTTTTCAGCTTCTGTTGGTTATTTAATTGATTTCAGTGGATCAATGGCTAATTAATTGATAGTTTCAGGTAACTTTACAGAGAAGGTTGGTGAATATACACAGCAGTACTGGGAGAAAGGGAACAACACTCGTGATCCTGGTACATTCAGTATTTGTGTACCACTACAGAAGTTGCTTGTGTGATTTGCAAAATTTTATCTCCTATCACTTATCTGGGTGAAAAGTATGCAGTTCTTAAACATAAATATGCTTATTGTTGCAAGTTATTTGGTTTCCAAGGCTACACGCATTTCAATATCctagattaaaagaaaaaaagaagatataaATCTGTATAGATGCTAACCATACATTAGTTTCACTGAGTTTGTGGAAGgtcatattttcttatatgtaaaactgctaattagattttcttttctttttttcccctcTCCTCACTGTGTATGTTTCCCTTAGGAGTATTTGGGAggaaatttaattatttcataaagctGTAAAGCAAAATATAACACTGAAATCATAGTTGGTGATGCTAATTTGCAGAAGTGGGGTAACTTTAAGATGTATTATTTTCACAGAAGTATTTTAGTGGAGGGTTAATGCATTTACACTAGTATCACAAGATTCAAATAACAGCCAATTTTGCTGTCACCTCAGGCCAAAGAAAAGAAACTGCCACTGTTAACTGTTTTGTTGAAACATCTCTAACTCCATCTGTCACTTGCTCCTTTGAAAGACTCATCTCTCCTGCTAAGTTCGAATGAGAAACTTTAATTTACGAAGGAAATTAGACTAAAAAAATGCACTCACTACCAATGAACTACTCAAATCACATAAAGCTACTACTAAAACATTACAAAGATGCTAAACAAAGGACTTTCAATGACACCTGAAAGTTTCCAAATGTATTGCGTCTAGTCATTTTCAACTCCGTCTATCTGATTTTTGTAGTGCTATCCTAACAAATTTAGCCCAAGTTCCATGAATTCTTACAGTTCGTCATCCAAACGCACCTTAAATGTACGTTCACTAGTGATACTGCTCACCGTCAGTCTGTCACTTTCCTTTCCCATTGCTTATGCTGCAGACACTACCTTAACATGACTCCTTTGTTTGCTATTGGATTCTGATGAAAAGGTCTTAGAGGCTTAACCAGTTAAAGAAGCTTCACTGTTTGCTGTATTAAACTTACTAGTTTGTTTTCCTTGAAACATTTGGTGGTAATTCTTAAGATGCAGAGGGTCAGGCGAACAGAAAAGTCTCGTTGCAGAGATACCGTGAAAAGCGAAAAGACAGGTACGTACGGGTAGAAACTATTCTTTACTACTACTAAAATCATCTGTTGCATATTAAAACTCCTAAGTCCCATTCATTTCCTCCATTTTTATTGCTCATGTTTCTACTAGGGAAAAATTAaagattaagaaaaatattggaTCGAATACTAGCTTGGAGGTTTACTTGAATCGTCAACTCAGGACACATACCTCAAATGGTAATTCAAGTCAGTATGGCACAAGCTCTCCACCCCAACCTGAGCTGCTACAGACAGCTGAAAATCAGCCAAGGTTCCGCTGTCTTCCTGTTGACCTAAACGAGAAGGGTGAGCCATAAAGTTCCTCCTTTGTATATTCTATGACATTTGATATTCATATTCATAATTCTTTTCGAATTTAACCTTTATAGTTTTGCAACCAAACATAAATTGACTTATCAGGTAGATTGGATGCCGAATTCTGTTATGTGATGGTATTTGAAGGATTGAAGTCAGAAATAGATGATCTTATGTGACAATCTTTTGgattataaaatatttacaggttgtttggttttgttttgttttgtttttcccgGGCTGGCTGTTATGCAGATATCCTGGAACGCCGGACTTGACAATTTCTAGGTCATAAGGAGTTGGGATATGGTTGAGGACCCCTCACCTTAAGTTAGCGCCATGACATACCTGACAGGATGGGTAAGAAGAAACTAATTTAACCGGCTTCTAGCGACGTGCGTTTTTGTATGATTGGGCTGCTCTGCGACCATGAAGTTTTTCCAGACTTTAGCCTATCAGGAGGAGGATTCTCAGTTTGGACTGGTATGACTTTGATCAGTTTTGTAATTTGTAGGATCATATTTTCATCATCGGGATTTTTCTTTGTCCATGTTATTAGGGTCGAGATGTAGAGCTGCAAGCAGCAATTTCCTTTTTAACTCCCTATGTATGTAATTAGTGTATGCGGTACCATTCTCTGTGCCGAGAGCTTATTGTACAAGTTGAAGGAGACTCTCTCCTTCAACGTTTTGTATCCATGAAGAAGAGTTCTATGTAATTTACCGTCACTTTGTTTATAAGCTAGCCAACTAAAGTTGGCAAAAGTGTGTTGCAATTTGCAGAAAAATCGCGGTCGCGGCTCAGTTGGTGCATCGGAAAAATGTATTACTTTCCGGCTTACTCTGCAGTTTTTAGGTTTCCACTTTAAAGAGCCTCTTTGGGCAGAGCTTCAATCTAGTTTCCTATAGCTTATATAATGTCATTTGACCACGTTGCTTATTTCTCAAACAGTGCATGTATTTGGTATCTGTAACATGAGTTTCTAATTAACTATTTTTGGGATACTAAGCTCCGTTGGCACGGGTGCTTACATGAAATGCGAATTGGAATTATTTTGATTCTCAACCTCTTTTGCGTGTGCTAACACTTGGTTATTGGTGTTATTTTGATTTACCAACACATACGAAATTCACAAAATATCGAATTCCCCTACAAGTTCTTTACCTTGTGTTGGTGATTTGAAAATGCTACTCGAACAACTTAATGTGCACAAAAATTTTGTGCTGTACAACTTCATTCCAGGgtagaaaacacttaaaactacTATTTAACTCTAAACTCAATTGCTATTGCACCCAGTTATTATTCAACCCGACATTAACGGTTGATTTGGGAGGGGATTTTCCTTTCGTTTAATTATTGAAGTGTTTCtcgttaagtttatttttgacaatcacactcattttttttttttttggcagtcTCATTTTACTCTCGGTGCTTTACTTTGTCTCATTTGATCGTTAACTCTGTTGCATAAACTATTACATATTACCGTGGAATGAACATTCTTATAATTTTagcgaaaaaaaaattgaaacatataatataaaaagGTAGGGATGGGTGATGGAGGGTTGCGGTGGGGAGGTGGTAGTTGTGGTtgaaattttgttttagttttacattttattctttatattattgtattttattttatttattctaATGGGTAAAATTATTAGAATGTACATGCCACATTAGCAAATTAATGGTTTATGCAACGGAGTTAATGAAAAGTGCTAAAATAAGACGCAACAAAACAACAAAGTATAAGGGATAAAGTGAGATTTTGCTAAGAGTCCATCGGTCATGGCTAAAAACAAGCCTTGGACTTATGCCAATACAATTTTTCAATGAGAGATGAGTAAAATTTTGGTATCTGAAAAACTGTCACTCGGTGTTgttatttcatttaaattttagCACATGTAGTCTAAAAGGGTTATATAAGTTATGTCACTCACACATGTTATAATATGTACAAGATTATGTATCAATGTTTTGGATAACACGTGCAATTGTAGCTTCATGTATCGATGGTACCTACAAGAATAAGACTTTCATCACAAATTGTCTTTGATGTTTACCAAACTTCTCATCTATCTTTATCTCTCGCATTCAGAATCACTCAATGTCGTCCACATTTTGCTAAACACATCAAAGCCGACAGTGGCGGAGCCAAAATTTCATGTGAGAAGGGGCCTCACACAagtatagaagaagaaaaaaacaaggaTCAATATTTATAAAATCACTAAAGCAAAACATCATAATATATATTCAAATACTTAAGTGGTCAAAATTTACATATGCATAGATAATTTTTATCTATTCATACATAGTAATCAAAATTATTCTGGACAAGTTTTCATATTTTGACATTGTTGCATGATGTCATCCATACTAGACCTggcagtttttgacacgacacgaaaatgacacgaaaataacggatttcgggtcaacacgataatttatcgggtcactatcgggtgacccgttaagaacccttTAATAACGGGTTTTTAACaagtatacacgcgggtaacccgttttgacccgttaagaaaaaaattattttaataattttaaagtttaattactaaaagatttattataaaatacaatagtcatattaatatatacaatatattctatattaaatatatagttttgtattattgttctatataaattataaaaaaaaaaagttttagtcattatttatttttattatgagagttccttattatcattactaggataaattttacaaaacatattcttgtccaaaattaaaatatactagtatagtatttgtatatgcaagaactaagaagacatacatacaagtatgaaaaatgtgaaagaatatataaacactcgtgatttatcattattcctcTACGAATAAATAATTGTTACACTtttattatcgtttagatttttaaaatccttcaaaccctcatgaataatgttttttatttgagggaaaaattaataaattaataaaaattattgtagaagtgtaaaaaatgtaaaaatatatatatacaatcactcatatataaaaaaaatgtaaatgctttaaattaaagatcaaatttattcattacattcttataggttcgaggagtgtatatgtacaaaatcatcaacatcgaagctaaaataaccattaaattgtgatttttcgtttataactgtcgaaaactttttttccgttacgtaatctgaatgtttgttttttacgattttttacgtttgcaatcttggaatgtgtacaaataagtttgacggtttgatcgttgaaaaaagttttgtagaatgcatattgcatcaaaacggtatattaaacaaatacttagagttaatattatattctattaagtataaaataagtttttgtggtatccactagtgtaaatactttaaattaaagatcaaatttaatcattacattcttatagggtcgaggagtgtatctgtaaaaaatcatcaaaatcagagctaaaataaccgttaaattgtgatttttcgtttataatcgtcgaatacttttgttccattacgtaatctctgaatgtttgttttttacaattttttacgtatgcgatcttggaatgtgtacaaataagtttgacggttggatcgttgaaaaaagttttgtaaaatgcatattgcgtcaaaacaatagattaaacaaacacttggagttaatattatacttttattaagtataaaataagtttttgtggtatccactagtgtaaatactttaaattaaagatcaaatttattcattacattcttatacggtcgaggagtgtatctgtaaaaaaatcatcaaaatcgaagttaaaaaccgttaaattgtgatttttcgtttataaccgtcgaaaacttttgttccgttacgtaatctctgaaagtttattttttacgattttttacgtatgcaatctcgaaatgtgtacaaataagtttgatggttggatcgttaaaaaaagtttcgtagaatgcatattgcgtcaaaatagtagattaaacaaacacttaaagttaatattatacttcaattacgtataaaaaaaagtttttgtggtatccactagtgtaaatactttaaattaaagatcaaatttattcattacattcttatagggtcgaggagtgtatctgtaaaaaatcatcaaaattggagctcaaataaccgttaaattgtgatttttcgtttataatcgtcgaaaacttttgttccgttacgtaatctcttgatgtttgttttttatgattttttacgtatgcgatctcggaatgtgtacaaatacgtttgacggttggatcgttgaaaaaagttttgtagaatgcatattgcgtcaaaacagtagattaaacaaacacttagagttaatattatacttctattaagtataaaataagtttttgtggtatccactagtgtaaatactttaaattaaagatcaaatttattcattacattcttatagggtcgaggagtgtatctgtaaaaaatcatcaaaatcagagctaaaataaccgttaaattgtgatttttcgtttataaccgtcgaaaacttttgttccattacgtaatctctgaatgtttgttttttacgattttttacgtatgcgatctcggaatgtgtacaaataagtttgacggttggatcgttgaaaaaagtttttggaccgccagcaatagataattttgtagtagtgaaaccttaaatttatttaatcgtcgattgtcatttacgctttattcttcttactgaatttcatttttaaaattttattttttgaaaacatgatcatctggcggatgtaagaagatgatatcacgtttcaatatttacggttaactgaaatatgagttaatgtcatataatttgtagaaactttataaacatcaagcaatattttcactaaccgtaaaactctaaatataatatcaacgatccaaactgtTCATCTACCTGCACCCTcgaatagatcatgttttcaaaaaagaaaatctaaaaaaaacgaaatttgatgagaacaatgaagcataaatgtaaacaacaatcaacggttaaattttgatatatgatttatatgattatagtggtgaatttcgaagttaagctcttcatgaaagttataaagcttgtcattacgagtgtttatatatttttttctatatttttttacacttctacattaattaaaaaactattaaagactttaggtaagcgaaaatatacttaaaacaaaattgcgtttttatgttttggtggatgtgataatatggaatgtatatacttatttagtattatgtttttcatttgattatttattggtttaaaatatattttccttaacaggTAACGGgccgggtcatattacctgttaatattatcgggtcgggtcattttacccgtttattttaacgggtgttacacgacacgacccgttaagatatcatgtatgacacgaaaacgatacgaacacggaaaacacgacatgAATGCCAGGTCTAATCCATACTATTTAAAAAGTTATTAAACTCAATAGAGAGAATTACTAAAAAATTTGCAACCCTTAAACTCAAGTAAGAGGTAGGATAGAGTAGAAACAAATAAAAGCGTATAGAGAATAACATGGTTTTACAACCTTATCGTTCTTTGTTCAATAATTTCGAAAATTGGAATGGCTAAATGTTTGAAATTCAAGACGATtttgaaatattatatttaatttggGATGAGATCTGTTAGATTAataccaaggtataaaatattgatgatatcagaaatatcggtagtccaaaaacaaggaaatttcgatagaaatatcgggatattatcgatatcgataaaaattgaataaaaaccacggaaatggtaagaaaaacttggaaatttttattgaaactttgcatgatgtttatttagtcaattatctattagtttatcataaaaaaattggaaggaaatgcattgcatgatgaatttaactgatttaagttgattatatagcgagctagcaaacattgtgagtgtataaaatatgtagtaattaatgaaagaagtttaaacacaccataatcatttatatatagtgaattagtacaatattttacatttcatacattgcatggtaagatgcatgagtgacttagtaccacatagagttcctatcaaggtctaaaatatcaatcatattaaaaatattgatagtctaaaaacacaaaaatttcaataaaaatatcaagataaTATCAATATTTTAGAGCTTGATTAATACTAATCTTATTTTCTCAAGTCGGGATAGACCTAAGACTACCACGTCGAAACGACGACGCGACCTAACAAATTGTCAGATTCAATTAACCTGGACAAGGCACA
Proteins encoded in this window:
- the LOC126595918 gene encoding protein TIFY 4B-like isoform X5, producing the protein MNAPTTTFRSILEKPLNQLTEDDISQLTREDCRKYLKEKGMRRPSWNKSQAIQQVISLKALLEPNDDSGAGALRKIVVLPHTTTATTQRVSTFAASNSADSAKEVSPDVQASVSADELAPHPRNEPPKPAPEDPPVYADTTAISLRNHCTTDASVSKMTIFYSGKVNVYDGVPPDKVNEAFSLNGDLEISLPMQGYMDLQARAILHLAAGPNHLLLDNQFGGAAAARSLHCQFQTAGNKDGLFLPSATISQAMQTGNFTEKVGEYTQQYWEKGNNTRDPEGQANRKVSLQRYREKRKDREKLKIKKNIGSNTSLEVYLNRQLRTHTSNGNSSQYGTSSPPQPELLQTAENQPRFRCLPVDLNEKDILERRT
- the LOC126595918 gene encoding protein TIFY 4B-like isoform X9; the encoded protein is MNAPTTTFRSILEKPLNQLTEDDISQLTREDCRKYLKEKGMRRPSWNKSQAIQQVISLKALLEPNDDSGAGALRKIVVLPHTTTATTQRVSTFAASNSADSAKEVSPDVQASVSADELAPHPRNEPPKPAPEDPPVYADTTAISLRNHCTTDASVSKMTIFYSGKVNVYDGVPPDKVNEAFSLNGDLEISLPMQGYMDLQARAILHLAAGPNHLLLDNQFGGAAAARSLHCQFQTAGNKDGLFLPSATISQAMQTVSGNFTEKVGEYTQQYWEKGNNTRDPEGQANRKVSLQRYREKRKDRTHTSNGNSSQYGTSSPPQPELLQTAENQPRFRCLPVDLNEKDILERRT
- the LOC126595918 gene encoding protein TIFY 4B-like isoform X4 — translated: MNAPTTTFRSILEKPLNQLTEDDISQLTREDCRKYLKEKGMRRPSWNKSQAIQQVISLKALLEPNDDSGAGALRKIVVLPHTTTATTQRAASNSADSAKEVSPDVQASVSADELAPHPRNEPPKPAPEDPPVYADTTAISLRNHCTTDASVSKMTIFYSGKVNVYDGVPPDKVNEAFSLNGDLEISLPMQGYMDLQARAILHLAAGPNHLLLDNQFGGAAAARSLHCQFQTAGNKDGLFLPSATISQAMQTVSGNFTEKVGEYTQQYWEKGNNTRDPDAEGQANRKVSLQRYREKRKDREKLKIKKNIGSNTSLEVYLNRQLRTHTSNGNSSQYGTSSPPQPELLQTAENQPRFRCLPVDLNEKDILERRT
- the LOC126595918 gene encoding uncharacterized protein LOC126595918 isoform X12; the encoded protein is MNAPTTTFRSILEKPLNQLTEDDISQLTREDCRKYLKEKGMRRPSWNKSQAIQQVISLKALLEPNDDSGAGALRKIVVLPHTTTATTQRVSTFAASNSADSAKEVSPDVQASVSADELAPHPRNEPPKPAPEDPPVYADTTAISLRDIWICRHGQSCTLQQGPTICFWTINLVVLQQQDPYIANFRLQAIKMAFSFLVQQFLRQCKQFQVTLQRRLVNIHSSTGRKGTTLVILMQRVRRTEKSRCRDTVKSEKTGHIPQMVIQVSMAQALHPNLSCYRQLKISQGSAVFLLT
- the LOC126595918 gene encoding uncharacterized protein LOC126595918 isoform X13; the encoded protein is MNAPTTTFRSILEKPLNQLTEDDISQLTREDCRKYLKEKGMRRPSWNKSQAIQQVISLKALLEPNDDSGAGALRKIVVLPHTTTATTQRVSTFAASNSADSAKEVSPDVQASVSADELAPHPRNEPPKPAPEDPPVYADTTAISLRDIWICRHGQSCTLQQGPTICFWTINLVVLQQQDPYIANFRLQAIKMAFSFLVQQFLRQCKQVTLQRRLVNIHSSTGRKGTTLVILMQRVRRTEKSRCRDTVKSEKTGHIPQMVIQVSMAQALHPNLSCYRQLKISQGSAVFLLT
- the LOC126595918 gene encoding uncharacterized protein LOC126595918 isoform X14, with the translated sequence MNAPTTTFRSILEKPLNQLTEDDISQLTREDCRKYLKEKGMRRPSWNKSQAIQQVISLKALLEPNDDSGAGALRKIVVLPHTTTATTQRVSTFAASNSADSAKEVSPDVQASVSADELAPHPRNEPPKPAPEDPPVYADTTAISLRDIWICRHGQSCTLQQGPTICFWTINLVVLQQQDPYIANFRLQAIKMAFSFLVQQFLRQCKQFQVTLQRRLVNIHSSTGRKGTTLVILRVRRTEKSRCRDTVKSEKTGHIPQMVIQVSMAQALHPNLSCYRQLKISQGSAVFLLT